The stretch of DNA ACCGTTGATGTGACGGTGCGGCGTTTACGTGAAAAAGTTGAAGATAATCCTAGTCATCCGAAATGGTTAGTGACACGGCGGGGTGTCGGGTATTATCTCCGCAATCCTGAAAATGAGTAGAGGTTAAATCGCGTTGAAACTTAAGCGAAAGAATTTTTTTAAGTCGATTAATTTTAAAATTGCGCTCGTTTTTGCGTTGCTACTGTTAATTACGCTGGAAATTGTTGGCGCAATCTTTGTCCGGCAACTGGAAACTGAAAATTTGCAGCAATTTAAAACGCAAGTTCAGATTCCGACTTATATTGATAATTCGTTGGCAGAACAACTCTCAGGAAGTAACACGACCAAAGCCAATGCCCAAATTAAAACGATGTTATCGGATATCAATAATTCAAATATTGACGAAGTCCGGGTCATCGATAGTAAAGGGACGATTCGTGGGACTAATGATGTGAATGATCAAGCCGTAGTTGGTCAAAAAACAACGGATCGTAATGTCAAAAATGCGATATATAATAATCGTTCTTATACTAAGAATACGTATGATACGTCGAATAATAGTCAGTACTATATTTCAATCGTGCCATTGTATAGTTCTAACACAACGGGGAACAACAGCCAGTTAGTCGGGGTGTTATACGTTCGGGCCAACATGAAGTCGGTCTATAACACGATCAATTCAATTATGAAGATTTTCGCGGTCGCTTCGTTGGTGGCAATGGCCTTAGGATTAGGGATTGCCATCATCATTGCCCGGGCAATTACGCGACCAATTGAAGAAATGAAACGTCAGACACAACGGATCGCGCGCGGCGATTATGCTGGGCAAGTTCGTGTTTATAGTGATGATGAACTGGGTCAATTGGCTGGTGCCATTAATAACTTGTCGATTCGCGTTGAAGAATCACAAGAATCGACCGAAGCGGAACGCCGTCGGTTAGACAGTGTCCTTGCCCACATGAGTGACGGGGTCATTGCGACGGATCGTCGTGGGAATATCACGATTATTAATGAAACAGCTTCAGATTTTGTTGATGTGACCGCTGAAAAGGCGATTGGTAATTCAATTTTGGATATGTTGCAGATTCGTGATGATTATTCCTTACGTGATCTGATTGAAAATCAAGATGAACTCACTCTGGATTTCTCATCGAATGAACGAGATTTAATTTTAAATGCGTATTTCTCATTGATCCAACGTGAATCTGGGTTTATCAGTGGCTTAGTCTGTGTTTTGCACGATGTCACGGAACAACAAAAGATCGATAATGACCGTAAACAATTCGTTTCCAACGTGTCGCATGAATTGCGGACACCGTTGACCAGTCTGCGGAGCTATATTGAAGCCTTGAGTGATGGCGCCTGGAAAGACCCTGAAGTCGCCCCAGGTTTCTTAAAAGTTACGCAAGAAGAAACGGACCGGATGATTCGGATGATCAACGAGCTTTTAAGCTTGTCACGAATGGATTCTGGGACGACTCGGGTGGACATGGAGTTGGTCAATATCAACGAAATGTTTAACTATGTTTTGAATCGGTTTGATATGATCCTGAAAAAAGATGACAATCCGGCTAAATACTACACGATTAAACGGGAATTTACGAAACGCGACCTTTGGGTTGAAATTGACACCGATAAATTCACGCAGGTTTTAGATAACATTATGAATAATGCAATCAAGTATTCGCCCGATGGTGGGGTCGTAACTTGTCGCCTACTAGAAACGCATAACCAAGTCATTATCAGTATTAGTGATCAAGGTCTTGGGATTCCACGGGCTGACTTGACGCACGTTTTTGACCGGTTCTTCCGAGTCGATAAGGCGCGTTCACGAGCTCAAGGTGGGACTGGCCTTGGTTTAGCGATTTCTAAGGAAGTCGTGCAAATGTTAGGTGGTCGTATCTGGGTCGATAGTGTTGAGGGTCAGGGCTCGACTTTCTACATCTCGTTGCCATATGAACCTTATGAAGAGGAGGATCTTTGGGATGACGACTCGCAAGCTTAGACACCTCATTTTACCCATTACCCTGACCCTACTAATCTTCCTCAGTGTGGGCTTGTCCATGTATATCTGGACCAATCCATCACGTTATGAACGGGAAAATAAGGTTAGTACCGCTTCTTCAAACTCAACTTTGGCGACGCGCACGATCGATGATATTTATTTGCCAACTCAATTGGTACACACAGATTCGGCTGGCAAACAAACGTTATTAATTAATAAAAATGTCAGTCTGGTCAGTCAATTTAAAGAACAGATTAGTCGATGGCAGGCGACGAGTATCGTAAAGGTTCGCGTCACCTCAGCTAAAAGCTACGAGGCCTTGTTGAATGGGCAAGATTCGTACGTGCTGAATTTTCCTGATAGTGTCACAGTAGCGATGTTTAACACAATTTTTAATCAAAATTTGAAGAACTATCGCTCCTCTGAATTCAGTCGGATTGTCGTGCCAGTCAATGACGTTGATCACTTATATTTACTCAATGATAGTAAGCATCAGATTTATAGTGTCCGACTAAAAAAGAAGTCGTTAAAGTTGATGCGTAAGGTTTTACAGGCTAACAAAGTCACGGCGATTGCGGTGAAAATGACCTATGAAGCAAATGAAACGTATCTGGATTACACCCAACCAGTGACGATGCAACATTATAGCTATTTAATGAACGAGCAATCAGCTAGCGAACTCGCGAACCGTTTATTAGATGCGGATGGGAATTCGTCCGTGTCCGTCCGAACGCATAATGGTGAACAGATTTACACGACTGGGGCGTTTAAACGGATGACGGTCAACAATAAACTGGGGACGGTTTATTTTGAAGATTACAGTGATTCTGGTGACACGCGGCAAATTTCATTTACCACGCAGCTGCAGAAGAGCTATAGCCATCTGGTCAGTCTCGGCGTGCCGATGGATAATATTCGCTACTATGGCTATGACACGACTAGCAGTAGCGTCATTTACCGCAGTTACGTTGAAGGTTTTCCAATTTTCAATCAAACGGAAAATGGCGATGTTCGTATTCAGATGACGTCTAATGGACTGGATCGTTACTACTTCTCACTGGATAGTTTACAAGTGCCAGTACCAACGACCGGTAAGCAAACGGCGGTGACACTACCAAGTTCCACTAGTGTCCTCAAGCAGCTTATTGCCGCTGGTTATAAAGATAATAAGATTGGTAGCATCGAACTCGGTTATCAGTGGTCGCAAAATAAGTCGTCCAAACTCGTGATTGACTTAACGCCGACATATTACGTCAACTACAATGGCAGTTGGCGGACTTATACGTCGATGCTGAGCGGATCGTAAGGGGGCGGCGGAATGAACTTTCGAAGAATTGAATGGATTTTCGTGACGGCCTTCGTGGTGCTCGATATCTTCTTGGTCTACATGTTTGTTCAGACCAGTTCAAGTGATACGAGCACTAAGTCATCAAGTGATACGGCAACGACGGTTATTCGTGAAATGCGGGATGACAATATTAGTTTCAGCGACCCGAGCAGTAAAGAGGGCACCGGCTATTACATTGCTGGCAATAATGACAGTGGTTTGAAACAACATTTAGATCAGTTAACTGAACAGACGGCGCGATTATTGACGAGTAGTAAATTGACCAGTACGTTGCATACCACGATGACCATTGATAAAGATCATCCACAAGTTGATCTCGATAGTTTCGTGAAACAATCGGCTAACGTGATCCATGGGGATGAATACGTCTATTCTGCCGCTTTGTCGTCTACGGGCGACTATGTATACGTCCAAAAAGTGGCGGATGGTGAAATCCTGACGGCGACTGGTCAATTACATTTGATGGTCAACAAGAATCGGCAATTAGTGAGTTACACGCAGTCTTACGTGAATAGCGTGAAAACATTGCGTGAAAAAGCGGTCACGATTAGTGAAAAGAAAGCTTTAGTGGCTTTGTACCAATATAATCAAGTTTCCAATAATTCCCGTATCGTGTGGGGCAAGTTGGGCTATTCACGGCTATTGAAGTTGAAAGATAGTAGCGTGTACGTGCCTACTTGGATTTTCGCGGTCAAAAGCAAGAACAGTGCCAATTACAGTGTGCACCGCATCAACGCCTTTACGGGCGCAGCGATGAAGAACGGTAGCACGGAAACAACGACGGAAGCTGCGAGTGTGGAAAGTAGCACCGCTGGGATGATTTGGCATGCAGAATAAGATTGAGTTGAAGACGTCGGGAATTTTGGTTCCGGCGTTTTTTTTGATGGCAGTTGGTTCTAATATTTATAGTCGAAACGTGCAACTTGCGGCAACGACCTCCGCTTAGCTACGCCAATGACTAACTCGGAACAACGCCGAGTGAGCCATTGGCTAGGCTATGCTCGGTAGTTGGGCGCCGCAAGTTGCACTCTAGCCCTAAAAGCGTGTATCATAACTAAGAGTAGTCACTGAATTCAGAGATGGGAAGAACCTAAATAATGGTATTAAAATTAGCAACAGATCAAATGCAAGTTAGTGTGTTGGCTTCTGGGAGTACTGGGAATGTCACTTATATCGAAACGCCAGAACATAAAGTGTTAGTCGACGCTGGTTTGAGTGGGAAAAAGATCGCCAATTTGATGAGTTCGATTGGCCGTGATATTAATGAAGTCGATAGTTTGTTTGTCACGCACGAACATACCGATCACTGTCATTCAGCGGGCATTTTGGCACGAAAATATGGCCTAGATGTGTACGCTAATCAGGGGACTTGGGACGCCATGGCGCACAAAATTGGTGAGGTTCCGACTGAGCTTAAACATGTCTTTGATCCCAATACCACCCTTGGTTTGGGAGACTTGGATATCGAATCCTTCAGTGTTTCCCACGATGCTGCTGAGCCGCAATTTTATGAATTGCACCACGCCGGCAAATCCTTCGTCATTATCACCGATACGGGTTACGTTTCTGAACACGTCGAAGGGGTCATTAGCGATGCCGATGGCTATTTATTTGAATGTAACCACGATTTAGAAATGTTGCGGATGGGCCGCTATCCTTGGCCACTAAAACAACGAATCCTCGGTGATGAGGGGCATTTATCAAATGAAGATAGTGCGAATGCATTAATGGATGTGATCGGTCAACGGACGAAGCGAATTTACTTAGGTCATCGGAGTCAAGATAACAATATGAAGACTTTGGCGCATTTGACGGTTGCCTCGATGATGAAAGCACACGACTTCGGGGTAGAACACGATTTCCAAATCTATGATACGGATCCTGAAACGGCGACTAAACTAGTGACGCTCTAGTAACGATTTAACAGTTACACAATCATTCAGTCATAGAAAAATCACACTTTTTAGCTAAAATAAACTTAAAACTTAGTACTAAGTAGGGAGGGATCGCGTTTCGACGCGAAATTATGACAAACAACTCATTAGTCAAGGTCGCTGTAACTGCTCTCATTGCCGGCTTGTTAGGTGGCGGGATCGCTTACGGTGGCATCAATTATTTCAGCAATAATAATGTCACAACATCTTCGACCAGTGTTCCAACCGGGTCCAATAAATCGGGTTCAACGGGTACCACCAATGTGAAAGTTAATGTCAGTTCCCAAGCCACGAAAGTCTTTAAGAATAATAAAGCCGCCGTGGTCTCCGTAATCAACTTGCAGAAGCAAAGCACTTCGAGTGGTTGGAGTGGGATTTTGGGCGGTACGGATGGTTCGAATAGCGATAGTTCTAGCTCCAGCTCATCTAGCAGCAGTAAGTTGCAAGAGTACAGTGAAGGCTCTGGGCTGATTTACAAGAAGAGTGGTAATGTGGCTTACATCGTGACGAATAATCACGTGGTGAGCGGCTCAAACGCCATTCAAGTGATCATGAGTAATGGGACGAAGTTGTCAGCTAAATTGGTTGGGACCGATTCAGTGACCGACTTGGCCGTTTTGAAGATTAATTCTGCCAAAGTGACGAAGACGGCTAGTTTCGGTAACTCCGATAATATCGAAGTTGGTGAAAATGCCTTAGCCATTGGGTCACCATTAGGTTCTAACTATGCGACGACCTTAACGGAAGGGATTATTTCCGCGAAGAAACGGACGATCGCGACGACGAATACATCTGGTCAACAGACAGGGTATGCGACGGTTATTCAGACGGATGCAGCGATTAACCCTGGGAACTCTGGTGGGCCGCTCTTCAATTTAGCGGGCCAAGTCATTGGGATCAACTCAATGAAGTTGTCTTCCGATAGCTCGGGAACGAGTGTCGAAGGCATGGGCTTCGCGATTCCAAGTAACGAAGTGGTTAAAATAATTAATGAGTTAGTTGAAAATGGTGAAGTTGTTCGGCCAGCGTTAGGGGTTGCGACATATAATTTGTCTAATATCTCGGCCAGTGATCGGAAGTCAGTCTTGAAGTTGCCAGCCAGCATGACTAAAGGGGTCGTTATCATGAAGACCTATGCGGGTTCACCGGCAAAAGCAGCTGGATTAACAAAATATGATGTCATTACGGAGTTAGGCGGTAAGAAGATTACCAGTCTAGCAACCTTACGGACGGCACTGTATGAGCATCAGGTCAATGATACGGTAACTGTGAAGTATTATCATAATGGGTCGTTAAAGACCGCAAATATGAAACTAACAGAAACGACTAAAACATTAACGAAGCAATCTAATTAAAGATTAAGCTTTCATAAGAGCGTCAAGATGCCGATCGCGTCTTGACGCTCTTTTTAGGCTTAAATTGGAAAAACCGAAGAAACGTTTTTCAAAACAGCCTGTTAGTGGCGTGTCATGGTCGTTGGTGCAAATAAAGCCGAACGAAATCAGAATTAGGCGTGAAAACCATTTTTACCCGGGCAACGGGTTAGACATAAATTGTGCATAACTTCGGGGATAACTTTTGAGTTTGGTTGTGGTAATTTATTAACAAGCGCCAGAACGGCAATGGGGCTTGTTCAAAAGTTATCCACAGGTGGTGCTTTTGGTTGTGGACTAAATTTTCAAAATTTATTTTAATTTGTTGTGATTGTTGATATAATGGGATTTGTAACCGGCGTCTACGAACGAATGTTGCTGTGGAAAACTGTGGATAAGTTCCGGCTAACTTGACAAAACGACCCTAAATAAATGTTGTGGCAAACATACGTTCAACACAATATATAGGAAACTGAGTTATACACCTGTGGATAACTTTGTTGATAACTTGTGCAAAGGTGGTAAATTATGAACATCAAAATTATCTGTGTTGGTAAATTAAAGGAAAAGTACTTCAAACAGGGGATTGCGGAATATGCGAAACGGATGAGTAAATTTGCAAAATTCCAGATTGTTGAAGTTCCTGATGAAAAGGCACCAGAGTCATTAAGTAACGCAGAGATGGCTAATGTCATGGAAAAAGAAGGCGATCGGATTTTAGATAAAATCAAGGATCGCGATTACGTGTATGCGTTGGCTATTCTAGGAAAGGAACGTTCTAGTGAAGAATTTGCTGCTGAAATAGATAAACTAACGACTTATGGACACAGTGATATTGATTTTGTCATCGGTGGCTCGTTAGGATTGGCTCCGGAAGTCTTAAAACGTGCGGATACGCAAATCTCATTCGGTCGCTTTACGCTGCCTCATCAATTGATGAGGTTGGTGCTGACGGAACAGGTGTATCGGGCGTTTATGATTAACATTGGGTCACCCTACCATAAGTGACGCTAAAAAAGCGTCTTATAGGCTTGGCGCTTGGGATGCATGAAGTCGTAAATTAGTTGGTAATTCGGCGTTTATAGCTACTTATATCGTTAGAGAAGTCCTTATCACAAGTGACGCTAAAATGGCGTCCCACAGGTTCAGTGTTTGAAATTCATGGAGTTGTAAATTGGTTGATATTTCGGTGTCTATAGCTAGTTGCGGTACCATAATCATAAATAAACAAATTAACATTAATAAAAAGAAGTTAGATGGTATTGGCGAGGAGAAATATGATGGAAAGTAAAGAATCGTTAGATGTTATACAATTGAATATTCAGAGATTTATTGATTCGAAATTTACAGATCAAAAAGTTTTGGAAGTAGTGTTGCAGCAATATGGAAATCTTACTGAAGTTCAACAGGGGATGATTGAACCTAAAATGTATGTCATATATAGAGGAAAATATGACTATCTTTTTACAGGTGGACAATATAATGATTCATGTGTGTGGATGAATAAAACAATTCAACATACTAGATTTGAAAGGGAATTATCTAATAATAAAGTACATTTTTATATAGAAGCAGTAAAGATATTGTTAATGTTATTTCTAGAAAATGGTGATGAAACCAAATTAAAACGAGCAAGAAAGTACTTTCAATTTATTACGGATCTTAATGAATATCCAGAGACGTCAGCTTTGAAGGATATCTATAGAGAAGATATTGAAATTTTAAAGGCGGTTAAAGATGGCCAAGGCTTGTGGACGGAAACAAAATTTACTGTACCTATTGCAATTAAAAGTATTAGTAATGTTGTTCACGTAGAACTAGAGAAAGAAAACATTATAGCAGAGGTAACTTGTGAGTCCGGAATGGTTAATAATACGCCAATTCAGACAAATGGTGTATTGATACGCAATCAGGATCGGGAATCCCAGGTTGGCAATTCAACATGGAATATCAAGATTAATAGGTATCTTTCGTGTGAGAAAGTGAGTCCAATTGATAAGACGGCATCTGTTATGCAAGAAAAGGTTTGCAAAATTGTTAACTTAGTAATTGACAGATATAGATTGAAGACTAATGAGTATTGGGTAAAAAAGATATATCCATCAATGGTAGATGGCCATTCGATTAATTACGGTGCAGATGATGTAATATTTCGAAAGATTTTAATGTATGACAGAGGAGAGTACATTCTGTCAACAGATTCAACATCAGTTGAAATTGGTGATATTAGTGAGGAAAAACCAATTGAATTATACAAAAAAATGTTTTTAGGTGCGCAAACATATTTATTAACAGAAGATTTGCGCGAATGTGTTTTATTGTTAAATATTGCATTTGAAAATTTCACTTACAGTGTAGTTTGCCCCCAAATAGTTTCTTTGAGTGAGGGAAAATATGAAGCGAATTTTTACTTTGGTCTAAAACCATATCAGGACTTCTTTTTACGTGATTATTTAACGGAAGAGCAATATAAGACGGCTGTACAGCGGAAAGATATAAAGCCCTCGGGAACTTCCATGTATGCAATTTATAAAATCCTCTGGACTGAATCTAAAACTTTTTCCGGAAATATTTCAAAAACAGAAATGAATAAACTAATTTCTACTATACGTCATAACCGAAACGAGTTTATACATGGCAGCTTATCAGATAGAAAGAGAATATCGGTTAATAATGTTAGGGGACAGTTAGATGCATTTGATAAACTAATGTCGTTAATTAGTTCTTGATAGGTCTATTATTTATTACTTAGGGTTCATATCGACTTGTAGAGATAGACTATGCCGATATTATAAGTGCTGTGGTTTTAACCACTAAGTTATTAGTTACCCGATTGTAAACAGCGCCTAGGTATGATATGGATCGCCGTATCATAAATGATGCGGTTTTTCCTAGGATTAATCGTTGCTAGGCATATATCGCAAGTGATATGTTGACGATATTCAATCTTGACGATGTGTTTTTAAGGTATGATAGGGCTGGAGGTGTCTTTAATGGCCGATTTGCGTAAGTTTAAGAGTCAACGGGATATTCAAATGGGTTTGATCGCTTGCCTTAAGAATAAGCGATTCAACGAAGTCACTGTCAATGACATCTGTACGCAAGCATTGGTGGGACGTAGTACGTTTTACCATCACTATGCTGACAAGTATGCGTTGCTTGAAGAGATGGTGACACAGCGTGTAGACGTATTTGATCGGTTATTAGACCAACGAGTAGCGGGCATTACGGAAGATCAGCCATTGTTGGTATTGTATCGACAACTCGAAGGCGATGCAGGGGCCATCACATGCTTACTACAGATACACGAAAAAGATGGCGATCTAAGTGATCGCTATCTTAATAGCCTTGCCCGTCATGCGCGGACTTTGTTTCCCAAGGTGACTTTAGCAATCCCTCAAGGCTTTGCGTTGGAATTATATTCAACCACTGCTTTGACTGCAATCAGCTGGGCGTTGCGTCATGGGGAACCTGAAGCCATTTCACATTTTATGAATCAGTTAATGAAATTGGTGCTTAATACGGAAGCGTGATCACATGTTGATCAGTATTGGTATCGTGATTGGCAAGTGCTTCAATACAGTTTGGATCATGGGCCATCTCACGCACCCAACCAAGGCTAGTGATGGCAGCTTTACGACTGGTGCAGATGCCGGGTGTTAGCATCTCTTCCCATGAACGATTAGCGTAACCGACGTCTGCTGCGAGTAAGACGTAACGGCCATCGCAACCGCGGACCAACGTTGCTGACATGCCAGTCGCGTGACCTGCAGTATGAATTTGTAAGACACTGCCATCACCAAAGATATCATAACTTTCGCCTGTGGGACCAAAGCCGGTGTTTTGGTATTCGTAAGTTTGAACGTTGACACCGTGCCATTCACTGGGCAGATAGACCATTGGTGTGTGATTGGCAACGCGCCATTCAGGAGCGGATACTAGGATCTTCTTGGCATTGGCGACGTGCTTGAGGCCACTGACGTGATCGCAGTGTAAGTGGCTTAACAACACATAGTCGAGGTCCTCAGGACGATGTCCTAAGGCCTTCATGCGCTCATCGACTGCCCAGCCAGTCGGGAGATAGCCCGTATTGATCTGAACCTGCAAACCTAGTTCTTTCCAGTTGCTGGTGCGGATTTGTTTGTTCCAGCCGGTATCAATCAAAATTAGGCCCCGGGGGTGTTCAATCAAGTAACTAGAAACTGGTAATGTGGTTTGATTCTTCTCTGAACGAAATAAACCAGTAAAGGCCAAGGGATTACGGTATAGACCGTGAAACGGCAAAGCCTTGTCGACCTTAACGAGCCCGGTGTGTAAAACGTGAATTTTTATTTGATCAGTCATGATGTGATGTGCCTCCAATTCGTATGTCTTTAGCATACGGGGAAGACAAGTGTATGGGTAGAATCACTTTGACGGCAGGTGTGTCAAAAGGGACAATCATACCAGTAAGTGTCTCGTAAGGCACAAAATTAGATATATTGATTGAGGCATTTCCACAGTGTGTGTCTGCTGTTTAGGAATAATGAATTCATCATTTACCATAGAAACGATTGATATGGAAGTCCTTACCACAAGTGATGCGATTAAACCTCAAGTGATATATTGGGTTAAAGGGGGTCTGCGTATTTTTTAAATCCTAGTGGGTAATTGCTGACATATTAGGACCATTCGCGTCAGACTGCAGACGTTTCTACTCCTTACGAAATGAATGTGACCTGTTTATTCCTTAGAACGATGGAATTGAGTTCATTGTATAAAAAATGAGCTAGTAGTTAAACTAGCCCAGATCCATTAGCTATGAGTGATTTACAAATTACCCCTGCACCGGATTAAGCATCCTGCTGGCAAGTAAACCAGAGACACAGCTAAGATGGAGAGTAAAATATGCATATCCATTACCTCTTTCAAGGAATCGTAGAGACAACTTAAGAATAGAGATTGGAGCGCGGTGCTTAGAGCCGGTAATATCAGATAGCAGGAGTGGGAATCGAACCCACGAGCTCTAAGGCTGTATGCATAGTTTACTTTTGAGAATCAGTATACCATACTTAAATCAATTGATTGAAATAATTTCAGATTAGTATGATACGGATCTCCGTATCATAAGTGACGCTAAAAAAGCATTTCATATACTGGCTCTTGGAATTCATGGCGTTGAATTATTTACTGCAAATTGCAATCATAATGCGAATTGAATGACGAGGAGATAGATGCTTTTGAGTAGTTGGTTAAAAGTGTACGTAAGTCGTCTAATCAGTAGTGTTACTTGGTTTGAGCATTAACGCAATCACAAATCGAATGAAGCCAATTATGATAATGCTGGCAAAAAAGGCTCGGGCTCCGGTAAATTGAGACGTTGTGCTAAAGAAAGCCTGAATGACGACTAATAGGCTGGTTCCAATTGAGCCACCAACTTGTCGGAAAGTGTTGACCATCGCAGTACCATGTTTTAATAATGCTGCTGGTAAGACGTTTAGCGCTTCTGTTGTTAAAGGGGTCATCACTAAAGAATTGCCGATCATTTTTAGAATCAAGCAAAAAGTCATCAAGAGTAATGAAGTATGCGCTGTTAGAAATAGGAATGGTATCATTGAGATGGCTACGGTGAGACTACCGATGATTCCTAGTATTTTACCGCCAACATGATCATATAATTTCCCCGCAACCAGCGAAGTTAAGCCACTAGCGAGGGCTCCTGGTAATAAAACGAGCGCTGACGTCAGGGCAGTGTGGTGCATGGCCGATTGTACTAAAGTTGGAATAATGGCTTGTGGTCCAATCAAGGTAACGAACGATAAAACGACTAGGATTAGTGATAAAGTGAATTGGCGATTTTTAAAAATGTGAAAATCTAGCATCGGCTTAGTCAGCTTCATTTGACGATAAATGAAGCTGGCAATAACGATTAGGCCGCTGACAATCGCGATGAGCCCAAGCTGTTTATTTTGGCCGAGGCTACCCGTACCGTAAAGTAATAAGCCAAATCCGACTGTTGAATAAGTGACTGAGCGATAGTCAAGTTTATTGTCAGGACTAGGATGACCAACGTTTTGCATGCCAAAAATTGTGGCAATGATCAAGCCAACGCCAATAGGGAAAACTAACCAAAACAGAAAACGCCAGGACAGCTTGCTAATGATGAAACCGGCGATAGTCGGACCGATCAAAGGGGCAAAGCCAGTTGTTAGGCCAATTATTCCCATAACGGTGCCATGCTGGTCTTTTCTGACGATTGTAAACATCACCACTTGCATTAATGGGATGATAATTCCAGCGCCGATCGCTTGGATGAGTCGAGAAATCAGTAGCATACTGAAATTAACGGCTATTGCCGATAGTAAGGTGCCCAGTGTAAAAGTACCAACTGCAAATAGGGTGAGTTGGCGTGTCGTAAAGCGACTAATCAAAAATGCGGTGACCGGGATCCACACACCATTTACAAGCATGTAGGCAGTTGTCAGCCATTGAACAGTATTATTGCTGACGCCAAAAGTGGCCATAATGTCAGGAAATGCAGTGAAGAGCAAGGTCTGATTGAGAATCGAAATGAATGCGCCTAGCATAAATATGATAAGAATGGTTTTGATGTGATAGCTTTTAGTGTCAGCCATGATGGACCTCCTCGGAGAATTTGTTTAAGTTGTAGTTACAACTTAAACAACAAAAATGCTACACCACTTAATTTTATAAGTCAATCAAACTATATTTTAATTACAATATGAAGGTGAGATGGTCAGATGTCCTTGCAACATCCAGTAACAACGGCAGAACTAATTTATCAA from Lactiplantibacillus brownii encodes:
- the walK gene encoding cell wall metabolism sensor histidine kinase WalK; this encodes MKLKRKNFFKSINFKIALVFALLLLITLEIVGAIFVRQLETENLQQFKTQVQIPTYIDNSLAEQLSGSNTTKANAQIKTMLSDINNSNIDEVRVIDSKGTIRGTNDVNDQAVVGQKTTDRNVKNAIYNNRSYTKNTYDTSNNSQYYISIVPLYSSNTTGNNSQLVGVLYVRANMKSVYNTINSIMKIFAVASLVAMALGLGIAIIIARAITRPIEEMKRQTQRIARGDYAGQVRVYSDDELGQLAGAINNLSIRVEESQESTEAERRRLDSVLAHMSDGVIATDRRGNITIINETASDFVDVTAEKAIGNSILDMLQIRDDYSLRDLIENQDELTLDFSSNERDLILNAYFSLIQRESGFISGLVCVLHDVTEQQKIDNDRKQFVSNVSHELRTPLTSLRSYIEALSDGAWKDPEVAPGFLKVTQEETDRMIRMINELLSLSRMDSGTTRVDMELVNINEMFNYVLNRFDMILKKDDNPAKYYTIKREFTKRDLWVEIDTDKFTQVLDNIMNNAIKYSPDGGVVTCRLLETHNQVIISISDQGLGIPRADLTHVFDRFFRVDKARSRAQGGTGLGLAISKEVVQMLGGRIWVDSVEGQGSTFYISLPYEPYEEEDLWDDDSQA
- a CDS encoding YycH family regulatory protein, coding for MTTRKLRHLILPITLTLLIFLSVGLSMYIWTNPSRYERENKVSTASSNSTLATRTIDDIYLPTQLVHTDSAGKQTLLINKNVSLVSQFKEQISRWQATSIVKVRVTSAKSYEALLNGQDSYVLNFPDSVTVAMFNTIFNQNLKNYRSSEFSRIVVPVNDVDHLYLLNDSKHQIYSVRLKKKSLKLMRKVLQANKVTAIAVKMTYEANETYLDYTQPVTMQHYSYLMNEQSASELANRLLDADGNSSVSVRTHNGEQIYTTGAFKRMTVNNKLGTVYFEDYSDSGDTRQISFTTQLQKSYSHLVSLGVPMDNIRYYGYDTTSSSVIYRSYVEGFPIFNQTENGDVRIQMTSNGLDRYYFSLDSLQVPVPTTGKQTAVTLPSSTSVLKQLIAAGYKDNKIGSIELGYQWSQNKSSKLVIDLTPTYYVNYNGSWRTYTSMLSGS
- a CDS encoding two-component system regulatory protein YycI codes for the protein MNFRRIEWIFVTAFVVLDIFLVYMFVQTSSSDTSTKSSSDTATTVIREMRDDNISFSDPSSKEGTGYYIAGNNDSGLKQHLDQLTEQTARLLTSSKLTSTLHTTMTIDKDHPQVDLDSFVKQSANVIHGDEYVYSAALSSTGDYVYVQKVADGEILTATGQLHLMVNKNRQLVSYTQSYVNSVKTLREKAVTISEKKALVALYQYNQVSNNSRIVWGKLGYSRLLKLKDSSVYVPTWIFAVKSKNSANYSVHRINAFTGAAMKNGSTETTTEAASVESSTAGMIWHAE
- a CDS encoding MBL fold metallo-hydrolase → MVLKLATDQMQVSVLASGSTGNVTYIETPEHKVLVDAGLSGKKIANLMSSIGRDINEVDSLFVTHEHTDHCHSAGILARKYGLDVYANQGTWDAMAHKIGEVPTELKHVFDPNTTLGLGDLDIESFSVSHDAAEPQFYELHHAGKSFVIITDTGYVSEHVEGVISDADGYLFECNHDLEMLRMGRYPWPLKQRILGDEGHLSNEDSANALMDVIGQRTKRIYLGHRSQDNNMKTLAHLTVASMMKAHDFGVEHDFQIYDTDPETATKLVTL
- a CDS encoding S1C family serine protease, which produces MTNNSLVKVAVTALIAGLLGGGIAYGGINYFSNNNVTTSSTSVPTGSNKSGSTGTTNVKVNVSSQATKVFKNNKAAVVSVINLQKQSTSSGWSGILGGTDGSNSDSSSSSSSSSSKLQEYSEGSGLIYKKSGNVAYIVTNNHVVSGSNAIQVIMSNGTKLSAKLVGTDSVTDLAVLKINSAKVTKTASFGNSDNIEVGENALAIGSPLGSNYATTLTEGIISAKKRTIATTNTSGQQTGYATVIQTDAAINPGNSGGPLFNLAGQVIGINSMKLSSDSSGTSVEGMGFAIPSNEVVKIINELVENGEVVRPALGVATYNLSNISASDRKSVLKLPASMTKGVVIMKTYAGSPAKAAGLTKYDVITELGGKKITSLATLRTALYEHQVNDTVTVKYYHNGSLKTANMKLTETTKTLTKQSN
- the rlmH gene encoding 23S rRNA (pseudouridine(1915)-N(3))-methyltransferase RlmH, with translation MNIKIICVGKLKEKYFKQGIAEYAKRMSKFAKFQIVEVPDEKAPESLSNAEMANVMEKEGDRILDKIKDRDYVYALAILGKERSSEEFAAEIDKLTTYGHSDIDFVIGGSLGLAPEVLKRADTQISFGRFTLPHQLMRLVLTEQVYRAFMINIGSPYHK